A genomic region of Pseudomonas sp. RSB 5.4 contains the following coding sequences:
- a CDS encoding single-stranded DNA-binding protein: MARGVNKVILVGTCGQDPEVRYLPNGNAVTNLSLATSEQWTDKQTGQKVEKTEWHRVSMFGKVAEIAGEYLRKGSQVYIEGKLQTREWEKDGIKRYTTEIVVDMQGTMQLLGGRPQQGDQQGGGNNYQQQAPRQQAPRPQQSAPQQRPAPAPQQAAPQPAPDFDSFDDDIPF, from the coding sequence ATGGCCCGTGGGGTTAACAAAGTCATATTGGTCGGCACTTGCGGCCAGGATCCCGAAGTTCGCTACCTGCCTAACGGTAACGCCGTGACCAACCTGAGTCTGGCAACCAGCGAACAATGGACCGACAAGCAAACCGGTCAGAAGGTCGAGAAGACCGAGTGGCACCGTGTTTCGATGTTCGGCAAGGTTGCCGAAATCGCCGGCGAATACCTGCGTAAAGGTTCGCAGGTTTACATCGAAGGCAAACTGCAGACCCGCGAGTGGGAAAAAGACGGTATCAAGCGTTACACCACCGAAATCGTGGTCGACATGCAAGGCACCATGCAACTGCTCGGCGGCCGTCCACAACAGGGCGATCAACAAGGCGGTGGCAACAACTACCAGCAACAGGCACCACGTCAACAGGCTCCACGCCCGCAGCAGTCGGCTCCGCAACAGCGTCCAGCCCCGGCTCCACAGCAGGCTGCACCGCAACCGGCTCCGGATTTCGACAGCTTCGATGACGACATTCCGTTCTGA
- a CDS encoding MFS transporter, translating to MHDPHSERMSGSETRAASGLALVFAFRMLGMFMVLPVLATYGMDLAGATPALIGLAIGAYGLTQAIFQIPFGIISDRIGRRPVIFLGLVVFALGSVLAAQADSIWGVIAGRILQGAGAISAAVMALLSDLTREQHRTKAMAMIGMTIGLSFAVAMVVGPLLTRAFGLSGLFLATGGMALFGIVIVMFMVPKSTGPLSHRESGVARQALMPTLKHPDLLRLDLGIFVLHAMLMSSFVALPLALVEKAGLPKEQHWWVYLTALLISFFAMIPFIIYGEKKRKMKRILLGAVLTLMLTELFFWQFGDSLRALVIGTVVFFTAFNLLEASLPSLISKVSPAGGKGTAMGVYSTSQFLGSALGGILGGWLFQHGGLSVVFLGCAGLAAIWLAFAVTMREPPYVTSLRLPLSPEAIREAGLVERLKALVGVTDAVIVADEAAVYIKLDKELVDRDTLERLVNNPAEAACEA from the coding sequence ATGCACGATCCCCACAGCGAACGCATGAGTGGCAGCGAGACCCGCGCAGCGAGCGGTCTGGCCCTGGTGTTCGCCTTCCGTATGCTTGGCATGTTCATGGTGTTGCCGGTACTGGCGACCTACGGCATGGACCTGGCGGGAGCGACCCCGGCCCTGATCGGGCTGGCGATTGGCGCTTACGGCCTGACCCAGGCGATTTTCCAGATTCCCTTCGGGATCATTTCCGACCGTATCGGCCGGCGTCCGGTGATTTTCCTCGGGCTGGTGGTCTTCGCCCTCGGCAGTGTACTGGCGGCCCAGGCGGATTCGATCTGGGGCGTGATCGCCGGGCGTATCCTGCAGGGCGCCGGGGCGATTTCTGCCGCGGTGATGGCCCTGCTCTCCGACCTGACCCGTGAACAACACCGCACCAAAGCCATGGCGATGATCGGCATGACCATCGGCCTGTCGTTCGCCGTGGCCATGGTGGTCGGGCCGCTGCTGACCCGTGCGTTCGGCCTGTCCGGGCTGTTCCTCGCGACGGGCGGCATGGCCCTGTTCGGGATCGTCATCGTGATGTTCATGGTGCCGAAATCCACCGGGCCGCTGAGCCATCGTGAATCCGGCGTGGCGCGTCAGGCCTTGATGCCGACGCTCAAACATCCGGACCTGCTGCGTCTGGATCTGGGCATTTTTGTGTTGCACGCGATGTTGATGTCGAGCTTCGTCGCCCTGCCGCTGGCACTGGTGGAAAAGGCCGGGTTGCCCAAGGAGCAGCACTGGTGGGTTTACCTGACTGCGCTGTTGATCTCTTTCTTCGCCATGATCCCGTTCATCATCTACGGCGAGAAAAAACGCAAAATGAAACGAATTTTGCTCGGCGCCGTCCTGACGTTGATGCTCACTGAGCTATTCTTCTGGCAGTTCGGTGACAGCTTGCGGGCCCTGGTGATCGGCACGGTGGTGTTCTTCACCGCGTTCAATCTGCTGGAAGCTTCGTTGCCGTCGCTGATCAGCAAGGTTTCACCGGCAGGCGGGAAGGGCACGGCCATGGGCGTGTATTCCACCAGCCAGTTCCTCGGTTCGGCACTCGGCGGGATACTCGGCGGCTGGCTGTTTCAGCATGGCGGTCTGTCGGTTGTGTTCCTTGGATGTGCCGGTCTGGCTGCCATCTGGCTGGCCTTTGCTGTTACCATGCGCGAACCTCCCTACGTGACGAGCCTGCGCTTGCCGTTGTCGCCCGAGGCGATCCGCGAAGCGGGTCTGGTCGAGCGCCTCAAGGCCCTCGTAGGGGTAACAGATGCAGTGATAGTTGCTGATGAAGCGGCTGTTTACATCAAACTGGACAAAGAATTAGTGGATCGCGACACCCTCGAACGCCTGGTGAACAACCCGGCCGAGGCTGCTTGCGAAGCCTAG